From Cellulophaga lytica DSM 7489, a single genomic window includes:
- a CDS encoding GLPGLI family protein, translating to MKHFIVLIFFSLSIISAQTQKGKATYKLKHPQIDVVDTTKKTSTMGNQITESIKTAQELIAFNLAFNNKESVFYREEKLYTNLDKFTKGMIDILSKGTYYSNIATNEKLKSTSFDNKNYIVNIYQPQPWKITDTTKTILGYTCHKATLTKTNKKTTKDYTVEAWFSKDIPYYFGPDEYNGLPGLILELKLNPKQTIYCTSVQLQSKKNKLLTKPTEGTYINSNEEFEDIVKTLASKAKQKH from the coding sequence ATGAAGCATTTTATAGTACTCATCTTTTTTAGTTTAAGCATTATTAGCGCTCAAACGCAAAAAGGAAAAGCCACCTATAAACTAAAACACCCGCAAATAGATGTAGTAGACACAACAAAAAAAACTTCTACAATGGGCAACCAAATAACAGAGTCTATAAAAACAGCCCAAGAGCTTATAGCGTTTAATTTGGCATTTAATAATAAAGAGTCTGTTTTTTACAGAGAAGAAAAACTATACACAAACCTAGACAAGTTTACTAAGGGTATGATAGACATTTTAAGTAAGGGCACCTATTACAGTAATATAGCTACAAACGAAAAATTAAAATCTACCTCTTTTGATAACAAAAATTATATAGTAAATATTTACCAGCCACAACCTTGGAAAATTACAGACACAACCAAAACCATACTTGGTTATACTTGCCATAAAGCCACACTTACCAAAACAAATAAAAAAACAACAAAAGACTATACTGTAGAAGCCTGGTTTAGTAAAGATATACCCTACTATTTTGGCCCAGACGAGTACAATGGCTTACCAGGGCTTATTTTAGAACTAAAACTAAACCCTAAACAAACAATATACTGTACAAGTGTACAACTGCAGAGTAAAAAAAATAAACTACTTACAAAACCTACCGAAGGAACTTATATAAATTCTAATGAAGAGTTTGAAGACATTGTAAAAACATTAGCCTCTAAAGCAAAGCAAAAACATTAA
- a CDS encoding TerB family tellurite resistance protein has translation MSFKDLYGNSQHRKNVAHFASIASLASVDGEVNDAEKVVLDRFARKLDITETEYKEVMKNPGAYPIDPPTSLDRRLERMYDLFKIIFADHDIDDDERVLIKKYAIGLGYSNESADKVITRSIVIFGGKLDFEDYAMLVRK, from the coding sequence ATGTCTTTTAAAGATTTATACGGTAATAGTCAACATAGAAAAAATGTTGCACACTTTGCATCTATTGCTTCTTTAGCAAGTGTAGATGGTGAGGTTAACGATGCAGAAAAAGTTGTTTTAGACCGTTTTGCACGTAAATTAGATATTACTGAAACTGAGTACAAAGAGGTAATGAAAAACCCAGGGGCTTACCCAATAGATCCGCCAACAAGTTTAGACAGACGTTTAGAGCGTATGTACGATTTGTTTAAAATTATTTTTGCAGATCATGATATTGATGATGATGAAAGAGTACTTATTAAAAAATATGCTATTGGTTTAGGATATTCTAATGAGTCTGCAGATAAAGTTATTACTAGATCTATTGTTATTTTTGGTGGTAAATTAGATTTTGAAGATTATGCTATGCTTGTTAGAAAATAA
- the fbp gene encoding class 1 fructose-bisphosphatase yields the protein MDKKNKTLGEFIIENQSSFQYSSGELSKLINAIRLAAKVVNHEVNKAGLIDILGAAGDTNIQGEDQQKLDVLANEKFIQTLKNREIVCGIASEEEDDFISINSQDEQHQNKYIVLIDPLDGSSNIDVNVSVGTIFSIYRRVTPVGTPVTIEDFLQPGDNQVAAGYIVYGTSTMLVYTTGDGVNGFTLNPAIGTFYLSHPNMQFPETGKIYSVNEGNYIHFPQGVKDYIKYCQQEEGDRPYTSRYIGSLVSDFHRNMIKGGIYMYPKSSKAHEGKLRLLYECNPMAFLAEQANGKASDGKGRIMALKPTELHQRVPFFCGSTKMVEKAEEFIAKANK from the coding sequence ATGGACAAAAAAAACAAGACTTTAGGAGAATTCATTATTGAAAACCAATCCTCATTTCAATATTCTTCTGGAGAACTTTCTAAACTGATTAACGCCATACGTTTAGCCGCAAAAGTGGTAAACCACGAGGTAAACAAAGCAGGATTAATAGACATTTTAGGAGCCGCTGGCGACACCAACATACAAGGTGAAGACCAACAAAAACTAGATGTTTTAGCAAATGAAAAGTTTATACAGACGTTAAAAAACAGAGAAATTGTTTGTGGTATAGCATCTGAAGAAGAAGATGATTTTATTAGCATTAATAGTCAAGATGAGCAACACCAAAACAAATATATTGTACTAATAGACCCATTAGATGGCTCATCTAACATAGACGTAAACGTATCTGTAGGTACTATTTTTTCTATATACCGCAGGGTAACACCAGTTGGTACACCGGTTACAATTGAAGATTTTTTACAACCAGGAGACAACCAAGTAGCAGCAGGTTACATTGTTTATGGTACATCTACAATGTTAGTATATACAACAGGTGACGGCGTAAATGGTTTTACATTAAACCCAGCAATTGGTACATTTTACTTATCGCACCCAAATATGCAATTTCCAGAAACAGGTAAAATATACTCTGTAAACGAGGGGAATTACATACACTTTCCGCAAGGTGTAAAAGATTATATAAAATACTGCCAGCAAGAAGAAGGAGACAGACCATACACGTCTAGGTATATTGGCTCATTAGTATCAGATTTTCATAGAAATATGATAAAAGGTGGCATTTATATGTATCCAAAAAGCAGCAAGGCTCATGAAGGCAAACTACGCTTGTTGTATGAGTGTAACCCAATGGCATTTTTAGCAGAACAAGCTAATGGTAAAGCAAGTGATGGTAAAGGCCGTATTATGGCTTTAAAACCAACAGAATTACACCAACGTGTACCTTTCTTTTGTGGAAGTACTAAAATGGTAGAAAAAGCAGAAGAATTTATTGCAAAAGCAAATAAATAA
- a CDS encoding GNAT family N-acetyltransferase produces the protein MEFITRDATKEDMPQVLNLIKELALFEKEPEAVEVTVDDLILDGFGDHKLFHCFVAEANNTVVGLALVYNRYSTWKGPVLHLEDLIVTLKMRGSGIGTLLLNEVIKYGHSQGVKRICWEVLDWNEPAIKFYQSKGADVKRDWDVVHLDEKGIENYIANL, from the coding sequence ATGGAGTTTATTACAAGAGATGCAACTAAGGAAGATATGCCGCAAGTGCTTAATTTAATTAAGGAATTGGCGCTTTTTGAAAAAGAACCAGAAGCGGTAGAGGTTACTGTAGATGATTTAATTTTAGATGGTTTTGGTGATCATAAATTGTTTCACTGCTTTGTTGCAGAAGCAAATAATACAGTTGTTGGTTTGGCTTTGGTTTACAACAGATACTCTACCTGGAAAGGTCCTGTTTTGCATTTAGAGGATTTAATTGTTACCCTAAAAATGCGAGGTTCTGGTATAGGAACTTTGTTGTTAAATGAGGTTATAAAGTACGGCCATAGTCAGGGTGTTAAACGTATATGTTGGGAAGTTTTAGATTGGAACGAGCCTGCCATTAAGTTTTACCAAAGCAAAGGTGCAGACGTAAAAAGAGATTGGGACGTTGTGCATTTAGATGAAAAAGGAATTGAAAATTATATAGCAAACCTGTAG
- a CDS encoding aspartate kinase: MKIFKFGGASVKDAMGVKNVVNVLQQVGHTNTLVVVSAMGKTTNAMEDIVNAYFKDKAALPAAIQEVIDFHTDILNDLFDNTQHEVYGKVKVLFDEVQGFLAWNKSPKRSFVYDQVVGYGELLSTTILSAYLNQVNIQSNWLDVREFIKTSDNYRDAIVDWDKTQEKITAGIDKSKLNITQGFLGSDDNNFTTTLGREGSDYSAAILAYCLNATEVTIWKDVPGVLNADPRYFEETQLLNKISYREAIELAFYGASVIHPKTLQPLQRKEIPLRVKSFLNPLDAGTTVGKGEGIEPKVPCFIIKRDLVLMKLSSLDFSFIVEDSISELFKLLHDHKMKVDLIQNSAISFSVCVDNKFDQLPDLLNKLKGKFKVNHQEGVSLYTIRHFNAKAIDSIQNGKEILLEQRAKETVQLVVK; the protein is encoded by the coding sequence ATGAAGATTTTTAAGTTTGGTGGCGCTTCTGTAAAAGATGCTATGGGAGTAAAAAATGTTGTAAACGTATTGCAACAAGTAGGACATACAAATACTTTAGTTGTGGTTTCTGCAATGGGCAAGACTACAAATGCAATGGAAGATATTGTAAATGCATATTTTAAAGATAAAGCGGCTTTGCCAGCAGCAATACAAGAGGTTATAGATTTTCATACGGATATTTTAAATGATCTTTTTGATAATACACAACATGAAGTTTATGGTAAAGTAAAAGTATTGTTTGATGAGGTACAAGGCTTTTTAGCATGGAACAAATCACCAAAACGTAGCTTTGTTTATGACCAAGTTGTAGGGTACGGAGAGTTGCTTTCTACTACCATATTAAGTGCTTATTTAAACCAAGTTAACATACAAAGCAATTGGTTAGATGTTAGAGAGTTTATAAAAACTAGCGACAATTACAGAGATGCTATTGTAGATTGGGATAAAACACAAGAAAAAATTACTGCAGGTATAGATAAAAGCAAACTTAACATTACACAAGGTTTTTTAGGTAGTGATGATAATAACTTTACCACTACTTTAGGTAGAGAAGGGTCTGATTATTCTGCTGCTATTTTAGCGTATTGCTTAAATGCTACAGAGGTTACTATTTGGAAAGATGTGCCAGGTGTTTTAAATGCAGATCCAAGGTATTTTGAAGAAACACAGCTGTTAAACAAAATATCATACAGAGAAGCAATAGAACTTGCTTTTTACGGAGCTTCTGTAATTCACCCAAAAACATTACAGCCTTTACAGCGTAAAGAAATTCCGCTGCGTGTAAAATCTTTTTTAAATCCATTAGATGCAGGAACTACTGTTGGTAAAGGTGAAGGAATAGAGCCAAAAGTGCCTTGTTTTATTATTAAAAGAGATTTGGTTTTAATGAAACTTTCTTCTTTAGATTTTTCTTTTATTGTGGAAGATAGTATTAGTGAGTTATTTAAATTGTTGCATGACCATAAAATGAAGGTAGATTTAATACAAAATTCTGCTATTAGTTTTTCTGTTTGTGTAGATAATAAGTTTGATCAGTTACCAGATTTATTAAACAAGCTAAAAGGAAAGTTTAAGGTAAACCATCAAGAGGGAGTATCGTTATATACTATTCGTCATTTTAATGCAAAAGCAATAGATAGTATACAAAACGGTAAAGAAATATTGCTAGAGCAAAGAGCTAAAGAAACGGTGCAATTAGTGGTAAAGTAA
- a CDS encoding GNAT family N-acyltransferase, with amino-acid sequence MGLVTAKEVAQAIKVDKFGFIGTFIGWLLMKVTKISSINTFYDNHKHLTETAFLDAILEHYQIKFEIPEEDFRRLPKDGAYITISNHPLGGIDGVLLLKLLLQHREDFKIMANFLLNRIEPMSPYILPVNPFESRKEVKSSLAGFKNAMLHIRGGHPLGIFPAGEVSTYRDGKLIVDKPWEETALKLIRKAEVPVVPIYFHAKNSRLFYRLSKISDVFRTAKLPSEVTTQKNRVIKVRIGQPISVKTQNEQKSLVDFTDLLRRKTYMLSNAFEKERLIDKVPTTLKIPKAPKKIATPISRELIEQEIEELRKKDCRLLQSKSYEVFLATADDMPFILQEIGRQREVTFRAIGEGTNKAIDLDEFDNYYHHLFLWDDNGKAIVGAYRMGLGGEIFKKYGIDGFYVQDLFRLEPELYGMMKQTIEMGRAYIVKEYQQKPMPLFLLWKGIVHTTLRHPEYKYLIGGVSISNQFSNFSKSLMIEFMKSNYWDPYVAQYIRPKKEFKVKLKDADKEFIFDETEADLNKFDRLIDEVEPGNLRLPVLIKKYIKQNAKVVAFNVDPLFNNSVDGLMYIKIADIPESTVKPVMEEFQAELEQKLHNNEQAE; translated from the coding sequence ATGGGATTAGTTACAGCAAAAGAAGTTGCGCAAGCCATTAAAGTAGATAAGTTTGGCTTTATTGGCACTTTTATAGGTTGGTTGCTAATGAAGGTGACTAAAATTTCTAGTATCAATACCTTTTATGACAATCATAAGCACCTAACAGAGACTGCTTTTTTAGATGCTATTTTAGAGCATTATCAAATTAAATTTGAGATTCCTGAGGAAGATTTTAGAAGACTTCCAAAAGACGGAGCATACATCACTATATCTAACCACCCGCTGGGTGGTATAGATGGTGTTTTGTTGTTAAAACTACTATTACAACACAGGGAAGACTTTAAAATAATGGCTAATTTTCTGTTAAACAGAATAGAGCCAATGTCGCCTTACATATTACCTGTAAATCCTTTTGAGAGTAGAAAGGAAGTAAAAAGTAGTTTAGCCGGATTTAAAAATGCGATGCTTCATATTAGAGGCGGACATCCATTAGGTATTTTTCCGGCAGGTGAGGTTTCTACCTACAGAGACGGAAAATTAATTGTAGATAAACCTTGGGAGGAAACAGCTTTAAAATTAATTAGAAAAGCAGAGGTGCCTGTTGTACCTATCTATTTTCACGCAAAAAATAGCAGGTTGTTTTACAGGTTGTCTAAAATTAGTGATGTTTTTAGAACCGCTAAATTACCTTCTGAAGTAACTACACAAAAAAACAGGGTTATTAAGGTTAGAATTGGTCAGCCTATATCTGTAAAAACTCAAAATGAGCAAAAGAGCTTGGTAGATTTTACAGATCTATTACGTAGAAAAACATATATGCTTTCTAATGCCTTTGAAAAAGAAAGGTTAATAGATAAAGTACCTACAACACTTAAAATACCTAAGGCACCTAAAAAAATAGCCACACCTATTAGTAGAGAACTTATAGAACAAGAGATAGAAGAGCTTCGTAAAAAAGACTGTAGGCTATTGCAAAGTAAATCTTATGAAGTGTTTTTGGCTACAGCAGATGATATGCCATTTATTTTACAGGAAATTGGTAGGCAAAGAGAAGTTACTTTTAGAGCAATAGGAGAGGGGACAAACAAGGCTATAGATTTAGATGAGTTTGACAATTATTACCATCATTTATTTCTTTGGGATGACAATGGTAAAGCTATAGTTGGTGCTTACCGTATGGGACTTGGTGGAGAAATATTTAAAAAATACGGTATAGATGGCTTTTATGTGCAAGATCTTTTTAGACTAGAACCAGAACTGTATGGTATGATGAAACAAACCATAGAAATGGGTAGGGCATACATTGTTAAAGAATACCAGCAAAAACCTATGCCTTTATTTTTATTATGGAAAGGAATTGTGCATACAACACTTAGGCACCCAGAGTACAAATACTTAATTGGTGGTGTAAGTATAAGTAATCAGTTTTCTAATTTCTCTAAATCTTTAATGATAGAGTTTATGAAGTCTAACTACTGGGATCCTTACGTGGCGCAATACATTAGACCTAAAAAGGAGTTTAAAGTAAAATTAAAAGATGCAGATAAAGAATTTATTTTTGATGAAACTGAAGCCGATTTAAATAAGTTTGATAGACTTATTGATGAGGTAGAACCAGGAAATTTAAGATTACCAGTTTTAATTAAAAAATACATTAAACAAAATGCAAAAGTGGTAGCTTTTAATGTAGATCCGCTTTTTAACAACTCTGTAGATGGTTTAATGTATATAAAAATTGCAGATATACCAGAGAGTACAGTAAAGCCTGTTATGGAAGAATTTCAGGCAGAATTAGAGCAGAAACTACACAATAACGAACAGGCAGAATAA